The Eleginops maclovinus isolate JMC-PN-2008 ecotype Puerto Natales chromosome 3, JC_Emac_rtc_rv5, whole genome shotgun sequence genome includes a region encoding these proteins:
- the zgc:174888 gene encoding uncharacterized protein zgc:174888, with translation MSLPVLLLLSLLTVRCGGCDFDREGVKNIKRTIDSNPTGFRTVFPKDYYVVHRYTKRMLCDRDPCCVFPAAVVLLESWHVLLGNIWDEHLNHSLILDLKLTLVKIIKRNKNTERFQEETDLTQFSPLSSSPEELLKLTSELLTRWLDVACLPTIETCTLPTLPPTLERKDYGPSRARLLTTRALSSEEEGESGKMIDNTQPPSSGAPPTLSYATSVWSPLLFRLYWWLLP, from the exons ATGTCACTGCCAG TTTTGCTGTTGCTATCACTCTTGACTGTCCGATGTGGTGGATGTGACTTTGACAGGGAAGGtgtgaaaaatattaaaaggacAATCGACTCTAATCCAACTGGATTT CGGACAGTATTTCCTAAAGATTACTATGTAGTGCACCGCTACACAAAAAGAATGCTCTGCGACAGGGACCCG TGTTGTGTGTTCCCTGCTGCAGTTGTCCTGCTTGAATCCTGGCATGTGCTTCTCGGAAACATCTGGGATGAGCACCTAAATCACTCCTTAATCCTTGATCTAAAGCTGACCCTGGttaaaattataaaaaggaacaaaaatacAGAG AGGTTCCAGGAGGAGACGGACCTGACCCAGTTCTCCCCACTATCTTCTTCTCCTGAAGAACTCCTCAAGCTAACATCAGAACTGCTCACTCGATGGCTCGATGTCGCCTGCCTACCTACAATTGAAACCTGCACCCTGCCCACCTTGCCCCCCACTCTTGAGAGGAAGGACTATGGCCCGTCGAGGGCCAGACTCTTGACAACTCGAGCTCtcagcagtgaggaggagggggagtctGGAAAGATGATAGACAATACGCAGCCTCCGTCCAGCGGTGCTCCTCCGACCCTGTCCTATGCCACGTCTGTCTGGAGCCCCTTGTTATTCAGACTGTACTGGTGGCTGTTGCCATAG
- the flcn gene encoding folliculin isoform X2, with protein MNALVALCHFCELHGPRTLFCTEALHPPSPSPSSLAGVTGHGDRDRDGDREGEGLTMRANSSATQRGEMCEGCRSLPTSHPGFVSIDDETGIRFLSHQHPRQPQLFSVVRQACVRSLSCEVCPGREGPIFFGDEQHGFVFSHTFFIKDSLARGFQRWYSIVMVAMDRIYLINSWPFLLRHLRLTIQSLQSTALKVFDIEQGVCPQRSVRMNSVFSPAVFPHQRSGNAARSLTSLTQHPNLWASLHSSFSWLLKACGSRLTEKLLEGAPTEDTLVLIEKQTEQEEEMSCWEGAEGGDSTSQRHQSESKLGLDFLCDDAKLNELPGPKFRSLRHLRQVLGVAEFRQLVWHVLMGNQVIWRGADPRLIQSAFTVLKSLLPVGCVRSVPYSAQYEEAYKCNFLGLSPDVPIPTHVSSSDFSVLVDVSIERSGQISAVGEDDISALYQFTISSANTQPTDRGPTLLNKLEVALSNENLSVDVVSHCLLCLKEEWMNKVKVLFKFSKVDGRGREDTQKVLALLGATGTGEEDNVRLLKFWMTGLSKTYKSHLMTAVRGGERSPSQ; from the exons ATGAATGCTCTTGTTGCTCTCTGTCACTTCTGTGAGCTCCATGGCCCACGGACATTGTTTTGCACCGAGGCACTGCATCCTCCATCCCCATCCCCTTCATCCCTTGCAGGTGTCACAGGGCACGGGGACAGGGACCGAGATGGGGACCGGGAAGGTGAAGGGCTGACCATGAGGGCCAACAGCTCTGCCACACAAAGAGGAGAAATGTGTGAG GGATGTCGATCTCTTCCTACATCTCACCCGGGCTTTGTGAGCATTGATGATGAAACAGGCATACGCTTTCTGAGCCACCAGCATCCCAGACAGCCGCAGTTATTCAGCGTTGTCCGCCAAGCCTGCGTACGCAGCCTCAGTTGTGAG GTGTGTCCTGGCCGTGAAGGACCAATTTTCTTTGGAGATGAGCaacatggttttgttttttcacacacCTTCTTTATCAAAGACAGCCTGGCCAGGGGCTTCCAGCGCTGGTACAGTATTGTCATGGTTGCTATGGACAGGATCTACCTTATCAACTCCTGGCCTTTCCTGTTACGCCATCTTAGACTCACTATACAGAGCCTGCAAAGCACAGCCCTCAAG GTGTTCGATATTGAACAGGGAGTGTGTCCCCAGCGATCGGTGAGGATGAACAGTGTCTTCTCCCCTGCAGTGTTTCCACACCAAAGGAGCGGCAATGCAGCGCGATCTCTAACTTCTCTTACCCAGCATCCCAACCTGTGGGCCAGTTTGCACTCCTCCTTTAGCTG GCTGCTGAAGGCATGTGGTAGTCGTCTGACAGAGAAGCTGCTGGAGGGAGCGCCCACTGAGGACACACTGGTGCTCatagagaaacagacag AgcaagaggaggaaatgagCTGCTGGGAGGGAGCAGAAGGAGGCGATTCTACATCACAGCGGCACCAATCAGAGAGCAAGCTCGGCCTCGACTTCCTGTGTGATGATGCAAAATTAAATGAACTACCGGGCCCAAAATTCAGGTCCCTGAGGCATTTGAGACAG GTCCTCGGGGTTGCTGAGTTTCGTCAGCTAGTGTGGCACGTGCTCATGGGAAATCAGGTCATATGGAGAGGTGCTGACCCCAGGCTCATCCAGTCTGCTTTTACGGTGCTCAAG TCTTTGCTTCCAGTAGGCTGTGTGCGCTCTGTGCCATACAGTGCTCAGTATGAGGAGGCCTACAAATGCAACTTTCTGGGTCTTAGTCCAGATGTGCCTATTCCAACGCACGTCAGCTCCTCAG ACTTTTCAGTGCTGGTGGATGTCAGTATAGAGAGAAGCGGGCAGATCTCTGCAGTGGGTGAAGACGATATCTCCGCACTCTATCAGTTCACCATCAGCAGTGCCAACACACAGCCCACAGACAGGG GTCCCACGTTACTGAACAAGCTTGAGGTGGCTCTGTCTAATGAGAACTTGTCTGTGGATGTCGTGTCTCACTGCCTGCTGTGTCTGAAGGAAGAGTGGATGAA TAAAGTCAAAGTGCTGTTCAAGTTCTCCAAAGTGGACGGGCGAGGGAGGGAGGACACACAGAAGGTTCTGGCCCTGCTTGGCGCCACAGGGACGGGCGAGGAGGACAACGTCAGGCTGCTCAAGTTCTGGATGACTGGACTCAGCAAAACCTACAAGAGTCATTTAATGACAGCGGTccgaggaggggagaggagccCCAGCCAGtga
- the flcn gene encoding folliculin isoform X1, which produces MNALVALCHFCELHGPRTLFCTEALHPPSPSPSSLAGVTGHGDRDRDGDREGEGLTMRANSSATQRGEMCEGCRSLPTSHPGFVSIDDETGIRFLSHQHPRQPQLFSVVRQACVRSLSCEVNSHVCPGREGPIFFGDEQHGFVFSHTFFIKDSLARGFQRWYSIVMVAMDRIYLINSWPFLLRHLRLTIQSLQSTALKVFDIEQGVCPQRSVRMNSVFSPAVFPHQRSGNAARSLTSLTQHPNLWASLHSSFSWLLKACGSRLTEKLLEGAPTEDTLVLIEKQTEQEEEMSCWEGAEGGDSTSQRHQSESKLGLDFLCDDAKLNELPGPKFRSLRHLRQVLGVAEFRQLVWHVLMGNQVIWRGADPRLIQSAFTVLKSLLPVGCVRSVPYSAQYEEAYKCNFLGLSPDVPIPTHVSSSDFSVLVDVSIERSGQISAVGEDDISALYQFTISSANTQPTDRGPTLLNKLEVALSNENLSVDVVSHCLLCLKEEWMNKVKVLFKFSKVDGRGREDTQKVLALLGATGTGEEDNVRLLKFWMTGLSKTYKSHLMTAVRGGERSPSQ; this is translated from the exons ATGAATGCTCTTGTTGCTCTCTGTCACTTCTGTGAGCTCCATGGCCCACGGACATTGTTTTGCACCGAGGCACTGCATCCTCCATCCCCATCCCCTTCATCCCTTGCAGGTGTCACAGGGCACGGGGACAGGGACCGAGATGGGGACCGGGAAGGTGAAGGGCTGACCATGAGGGCCAACAGCTCTGCCACACAAAGAGGAGAAATGTGTGAG GGATGTCGATCTCTTCCTACATCTCACCCGGGCTTTGTGAGCATTGATGATGAAACAGGCATACGCTTTCTGAGCCACCAGCATCCCAGACAGCCGCAGTTATTCAGCGTTGTCCGCCAAGCCTGCGTACGCAGCCTCAGTTGTGAGGTAAACAGTCAC GTGTGTCCTGGCCGTGAAGGACCAATTTTCTTTGGAGATGAGCaacatggttttgttttttcacacacCTTCTTTATCAAAGACAGCCTGGCCAGGGGCTTCCAGCGCTGGTACAGTATTGTCATGGTTGCTATGGACAGGATCTACCTTATCAACTCCTGGCCTTTCCTGTTACGCCATCTTAGACTCACTATACAGAGCCTGCAAAGCACAGCCCTCAAG GTGTTCGATATTGAACAGGGAGTGTGTCCCCAGCGATCGGTGAGGATGAACAGTGTCTTCTCCCCTGCAGTGTTTCCACACCAAAGGAGCGGCAATGCAGCGCGATCTCTAACTTCTCTTACCCAGCATCCCAACCTGTGGGCCAGTTTGCACTCCTCCTTTAGCTG GCTGCTGAAGGCATGTGGTAGTCGTCTGACAGAGAAGCTGCTGGAGGGAGCGCCCACTGAGGACACACTGGTGCTCatagagaaacagacag AgcaagaggaggaaatgagCTGCTGGGAGGGAGCAGAAGGAGGCGATTCTACATCACAGCGGCACCAATCAGAGAGCAAGCTCGGCCTCGACTTCCTGTGTGATGATGCAAAATTAAATGAACTACCGGGCCCAAAATTCAGGTCCCTGAGGCATTTGAGACAG GTCCTCGGGGTTGCTGAGTTTCGTCAGCTAGTGTGGCACGTGCTCATGGGAAATCAGGTCATATGGAGAGGTGCTGACCCCAGGCTCATCCAGTCTGCTTTTACGGTGCTCAAG TCTTTGCTTCCAGTAGGCTGTGTGCGCTCTGTGCCATACAGTGCTCAGTATGAGGAGGCCTACAAATGCAACTTTCTGGGTCTTAGTCCAGATGTGCCTATTCCAACGCACGTCAGCTCCTCAG ACTTTTCAGTGCTGGTGGATGTCAGTATAGAGAGAAGCGGGCAGATCTCTGCAGTGGGTGAAGACGATATCTCCGCACTCTATCAGTTCACCATCAGCAGTGCCAACACACAGCCCACAGACAGGG GTCCCACGTTACTGAACAAGCTTGAGGTGGCTCTGTCTAATGAGAACTTGTCTGTGGATGTCGTGTCTCACTGCCTGCTGTGTCTGAAGGAAGAGTGGATGAA TAAAGTCAAAGTGCTGTTCAAGTTCTCCAAAGTGGACGGGCGAGGGAGGGAGGACACACAGAAGGTTCTGGCCCTGCTTGGCGCCACAGGGACGGGCGAGGAGGACAACGTCAGGCTGCTCAAGTTCTGGATGACTGGACTCAGCAAAACCTACAAGAGTCATTTAATGACAGCGGTccgaggaggggagaggagccCCAGCCAGtga